The following proteins are co-located in the Phragmites australis chromosome 10, lpPhrAust1.1, whole genome shotgun sequence genome:
- the LOC133883199 gene encoding auxin-responsive protein SAUR22-like yields the protein MMVMGYFRSPKSASSPTKKGRRKTKNWGPAHEEADLRESLLDQPPAAAAVGGVPKGYFAVYVGEESRRFVVPTGYLQEPAFRDLMERAADEFGFAQAGGLRVPCAEEDFEDLLRRLQRKNGGAGAGKGKKTVRL from the coding sequence atgatggtGATGGGCTACTTCCGGTCTCCCAAGTCCGCGTCGTCGCCGACCAAGAAGGGCAGGAGGAAGACGAAGAACTGGGGGCCGGCGCACGAGGAGGCGGACCTCCGGGAGTCGCTGCTGGACCagcctccggcggcggcggcggtgggcggCGTGCCCAAGGGGTACTTCGCGGTGTACGTCGGGGAGGAATCCCGGCGGTTCGTCGTGCCCACGGGGTACCTCCAGGAGCCTGCGTTCCGGGACCTCATGGAGCGCGCCGCCGATGAGTTCGGCTTCGCGCAGGCCGGCGGGCTGCGCGTGCCCTGCGCCGAGGAGGACTTCGAGGACCTCCTGCGACGCCTCCAGCGCAAgaacggcggcgccggcgccggtaaAGGCAAGAAGACCGTCAGGTTGTAG